The DNA sequence CGCCAACCGCGGGGATTACGGCGGGATTCAGACGACGCCATGGTCGGAGAAAAAGTTAAAAGAGGGGCAGGTTGTCTTTAATCTCTCCTATTGGCGGATGTATGAACACTGGCTGCGGCGTTTGCGGGATGCAGATATGGCGGCTCATATCTGGTTCTTTGCCGATGATTCGGATTTTGGGAAGCTGCCGCTGGAGCAACGCCTTGAACTCATCCGCTACGGCATGGCGAGATTGTCGGGTTTCGTCAATACGATCTTTGTTGTTTGTCTCGAGTGGGAAGAAGGGTGGTCCCGGAAAGAGGTCGAGGTCGCGGGAAGGGTGACTCAGGAAGCAAATCCCTGGAGCCGGCTTGTCAGCGTTCATGGAACGCCGGGCGACTTTGATTATCCAGAATCGGATTGGGCCGATTACCTTATCATACAGCCCGGAAACAAAGCTGACTACGATTCTGTTTATACATTAGGATTAACAAACCGTGGGGCGGCCGCAAAACCCCTGCTCAATGAGGAATTTTCTCTGGGCGGAGAGGATGACGCGGGGAGAATCAAAGCCTGGTGCGCTCTCTTCGCCGGTGGCGCCGGCAGCGGGACCGGAGCCTTTCTCCCGCCCTTGTCCGATTTTATTTCGGCGGTTCCCTACACCGCGCTTGAACCTCTGGCCGGGATGGTCGTTCGCGGTAAAGCTTATCTTCTGGGGGAGAGAGGACGGGAACTTCTGGCCTATCTTCCAGAAGGCGATGAGGTGGAGATCAATTTGCATGATTTCCCCGGTATCTGGAGGGTGACCTGGTTTGATCCTCGGAAAGGTGACTGGACTGCTCTTGACCCGGTTCCGGGGGGCGCGACGCAGCTCTTTCGCCCGCTGGGAGAAGGGGATTGGGCGCTCAGACTGGTCCCATAAACGATGCCGGAGCCTTATTGGTCCTTGAATGAGAAGAAGGCTGCAAGAAAGAAGAGATCCAATGATAAAGCGACTCCTTGCCTATTCTATCCCCATCGGGATTTGTCTCATTGGGGGCTTTCACATTGTCCAATCATTCCGGCAACCGATGAAACAGGATCTATTGCCCGTATCCCCCCCGGGTGTGAAGGGGCGTCTTGTTGTCTCGCTCTATGGAGGTCCCCTCCTGCAGGACGAGCCCCCGCACACTCCCATAGTCCATCCCGCACGCCATCGCACCACTTGGGTCAACGGAACCGGTTATCAGGGGATGGAGGATAATGATCTCAGAGGATTCCTGGATGGAAGATTTCGTTATGGTTGGAATCAACCGGGTCAGATCCATGTCCGGGCCGGCCGCCGGGATCGCTCGCCGAGATACGGCGAATATGAGTTGTTCCGGATTTTACAGCGCTGGGAGAAGATCGAGCTTCCTCCCGGTGCCGATATCCTGGAAGCCCGGATCTGTTTAACTCTGGAGAATAATCCCTTCCGCCCAACGCGTGTGCTGCTTTATGACGTCCGAAAGGATTGGAACCCTGGAACAGGAGGAACGCTCTACGACAATGTCAGTCCGCCGAAACCGGGTGAGGTTTGGTGGAATGATAACTCCTGGCCTGATCAGCCTTGGGGGCTGCCCGGCGCCGGGTATGCCTCCGATAGCGATCCCCAGGCCGATACGGGCGGGATGCCTCTCGCCGAAGCGATCCTGCAACCGGGCGATTCCTTGTTATCCTTTTCTTCTTCCCGTCTCGCCTCTTATATCGAGCGGGAACTCAATGAGGCGCGCCCCCTTCTTTTCCTCATCAAACTCGATGACTATGCGGAAGATCTCCCCGGTTCGATGATATATTTCTATTCAGGGAATCATGGCGATCAGCGGAATGTGAGGCGGCGCCCGTATCTTATATTGGAGTGGGAGTCATCCTGCGAAATCTCCACGATTGAGAAGGAAATTCACCTCGAGTATGGAAGGCGCACCCTGTTGGATGGATTCCCACAGGGGCCGGCGGAATGGATTGCGGCCACTTTCATCCCTGAAATCGGTTTTATCCCGCCTGTCTTGGAGATGGGATCCGCTGTTCGGGATCAGCGGGCTGAATGGTGTGTCCTGTCCCATCCGACCCGCCGCCCGTCGTCACCGGAAGTCCTGCGGCTCACCGCCGCCGTCGATCCGGTTCCTCTCGGAACCGGTTTTCGTTCCGAATTGAGGGATACCTGGATTCTGACGGCGCCGCCTGAAGAACAGGAAGTTCTCTGGACCTTTGTCTCCCCTCAGGGTGAGAAACACAGGATCAAGGCGGAATATCAGGGCGATCATTGTTGGATGGTTGAGTTTTTGCCGGATGAATTGGGCCCCTGGTCATATCACTGGACTCAGCAATTCGCCGAAGTTCCCTACCTCAGTGAGGAGGGGCGTTTTGATGTGATCGCCGGGGATTCCGCCGGGATCCGCGCCGCACTGGAGAGGTTGGCGCATGAGATAGCCGGTCTTGAGCTTGAGAGTGATGCGGTCAAGAGAGATGAATATATGATTCGCTTCATGCGGCTGGAGCGGGCCGCCCTGCAAATGGAAACCGCCGGATCTTTCCGGGGTGAATCGGGCCGGTCGCTACTGGAAATACTCAATAGTGTCAGAGCGCAATGGGGTGAGGCGGCTCCCGACTCGATTCCAATGAAGGCCAATGCCCCCATAGAGTATTAGGCGGCGTCAAACTCGTTCACCTAATTGGCGGATGGCGATAAAGCGGCCCTTGCCGTTGGATTCTCCGGCCAGATCATGAGCGCCTGGTTTAGATATTTGTCCGCCAGGGAGTTCTCCCCGAGTTTTCTATAGATAATACCGAGTTGTGTGCAGGTCTCGGAGATGCCGCGATCCACCCGCTGCAGCTGCGTTATGATCTCGAGATCGAAGGGTTCGAGATCATCTGTTACGACCCCCCTATCGAGATGTTCTTGCGCCGCCTGGATGGCTTCGGGAAACCGCTTATGCGTCGTCAGGCAGCGGCGCAGCATATAACGATAGGATGTACAGGGATCCAATTGAATCTGCAGTCTTTTCTGGAAGGATTCCCGGGCTTTATCAAGAAGGTTCTGCTGAAGATAAATGGCACCCAGTT is a window from the Candidatus Eisenbacteria bacterium genome containing:
- a CDS encoding DUF5060 domain-containing protein, which produces MKQDLLPVSPPGVKGRLVVSLYGGPLLQDEPPHTPIVHPARHRTTWVNGTGYQGMEDNDLRGFLDGRFRYGWNQPGQIHVRAGRRDRSPRYGEYELFRILQRWEKIELPPGADILEARICLTLENNPFRPTRVLLYDVRKDWNPGTGGTLYDNVSPPKPGEVWWNDNSWPDQPWGLPGAGYASDSDPQADTGGMPLAEAILQPGDSLLSFSSSRLASYIERELNEARPLLFLIKLDDYAEDLPGSMIYFYSGNHGDQRNVRRRPYLILEWESSCEISTIEKEIHLEYGRRTLLDGFPQGPAEWIAATFIPEIGFIPPVLEMGSAVRDQRAEWCVLSHPTRRPSSPEVLRLTAAVDPVPLGTGFRSELRDTWILTAPPEEQEVLWTFVSPQGEKHRIKAEYQGDHCWMVEFLPDELGPWSYHWTQQFAEVPYLSEEGRFDVIAGDSAGIRAALERLAHEIAGLELESDAVKRDEYMIRFMRLERAALQMETAGSFRGESGRSLLEILNSVRAQWGEAAPDSIPMKANAPIEY
- a CDS encoding DUF5060 domain-containing protein, translated to MALPQNVKIFRRPLSHRPVSAGIAVWRKLSLPILSCLLSVGGCLNESGVDPSSYPYAADGKVSFSESETLIVPRYGTVDIILHSEKEFKAKGDISPFTDINVQAVVWTPGGRRFHVDGFFDGDGAGGSNGHVFKIRLCPDTEGWWSWEILSGLSELHGKGGRILCRGSLPGLFARGPIIVHPKHSRFFSTADGTPLYLMAKFLDEAAPEPIQFSHTFFSEQVIDADREEMLARHRRMKCNRLDIYLANRGDYGGIQTTPWSEKKLKEGQVVFNLSYWRMYEHWLRRLRDADMAAHIWFFADDSDFGKLPLEQRLELIRYGMARLSGFVNTIFVVCLEWEEGWSRKEVEVAGRVTQEANPWSRLVSVHGTPGDFDYPESDWADYLIIQPGNKADYDSVYTLGLTNRGAAAKPLLNEEFSLGGEDDAGRIKAWCALFAGGAGSGTGAFLPPLSDFISAVPYTALEPLAGMVVRGKAYLLGERGRELLAYLPEGDEVEINLHDFPGIWRVTWFDPRKGDWTALDPVPGGATQLFRPLGEGDWALRLVP